Proteins encoded by one window of Rutidosis leptorrhynchoides isolate AG116_Rl617_1_P2 chromosome 7, CSIRO_AGI_Rlap_v1, whole genome shotgun sequence:
- the LOC139858055 gene encoding U-box domain-containing protein 28-like, which yields MAREKSNGLYLSVPSFFKCPITMDVMTSPVSLCTGVTYDRASIKKWLDSGHNTCPATMQVLRSTDVVPNLTLRRLIRVWSDSYLLRPESHASFNNHLALESLKKLISNEQTDSISVGTLSSIVNFAKLSVENRESLAKLEGFVPMMTRMFKVRNDIDAIELVIICLDLILHEERVKQQLIRLNLDNDSLLSPFLLVLQNGCLDSRISAARVLESLTAFDNECRRVIADQTLIIKELYRLATSETDLTAVDGGLAALIAVSTSRQSKKELVRLGIVRSVSKILSGPENTVPVIEKVMKILEMVSTCTEGRTAISEDEKCVAAVVQRLMKVSSVATEHGIGVIWSLCCMSRDRNAQESAMRNNGLTKVLLVMQSNCSGSVRQMCGELVKVLRVNSKSCLASYETRTTHIMPY from the coding sequence ATGGCTAGAGAAAAAAGCAATGGATTGTACCTGAGTGTACCAAGCTTCTTCAAATGTCCAATCACCATGGATGTCATGACATCACCGGTCAGTCTATGCACCGGCGTCACCTATGACCGTGCTAGCATTAAAAAATGGCTCGATTCCGGCCACAATACATGTCCAGCTACCATGCAAGTTCTACGATCAACCGACGTCGTTCCGAATCTCACACTGCGTCGTTTAATTCGCGTTTGGTCAGATTCCTATCTCTTACGCCCTGAATCTCACGCGTCGTTCAACAACCATCTCGCTTTGGAATCATTGAAGAAATTAATCAGTAACGAACAAACGGATTCCATTTCGGTAGGTACGTTATCGAGTATTGTTAATTTCGCCAAGTTATCAGTTGAAAATCGTGAATCGTTAGCGAAATTAGAAGGATTCGTTCCGATGATGACAAGAATGTTCAAAGTTCGTAACGATATTGATGCGATTGAGCTTGTGATTATCTGTTTAGATCTGATTTTACACGAGGAAAGAGTCAAACAGCAATTAATTCGATTAAATTTAGATAATGATTCATTGTTATCACCATTTCTATTAGTTCTTCAAAACGGCTGTTTAGATTCGAGAATTAGCGCTGCTAGGGTTCTAGAATCACTCACGGCGTTTGATAACGAATGTCGCCGTGTAATTGCGGATCAGACGTTAATTATTAAAGAACTGTATCGTTTAGCAACTTCCGAAACAGATCTGACGGCAGTGGACGGTGGATTAGCGGCGTTAATCGCCGTTTCAACGTCGCGGCAATCTAAAAAAGAACTCGTTCGATTAGGAATCGTTCGTAGCGTTAGTAAAATACTTTCCGGACCGGAGAATACAGTTCCGGTGATTGAAAAGGTGATGAAGATTCTAGAAATGGTGTCAACTTGTACAGAAGGACGAACAGCAATTTCGGAGGACGAAAAGTGTGTAGCGGCTGTCGTACAGCGGTTGATGAAAGTATCATCCGTTGCGACGGAGCACGGAATCGGAGTGATCTGGAGCTTATGTTGTATGTCTAGAGATCGTAATGCACAGGAATCTGCAATGAGAAATAATGGATTGACAAAAGTGTTGTTGGTGATGCAAAGTAATTGTTCTGGTTCGGTGAGGCAAATGTGTGGTGAGTTGGTGAAGGTTTTGCGAGTTAACTCAAAGTCTTGTTTGGCGAGTTACGAAACTCGGACTACTCATATTATGCCTTATTGA